In one Streptomyces sp. NBC_00597 genomic region, the following are encoded:
- a CDS encoding tyrosine-type recombinase/integrase: MEQKKRTRRANGETAIYFGKDGRWHARVPMGYRDNGEPYRRHITRTTEDLLMEEVKRLEKQRDQGTAQQPGKLWTVEKWLWHWVENIAKEVVSENTYDGYEVAVRVHLVPGIGKHRIDRLEPEHLESLYRRMKANGSKPATAHQAHRTARTALGEAVRRGHAAKNAAALAKPPRVEEAEEEIEPYSVEEVQSLLIEVNKRRNSARWMLALALGLRQGETLGLRWADVDLDHEYLKLRRNRLRPKYAHGCKEADPCGRKAGYCPMRNQVRRETKNTKSRAGRRAVPLPGPLVRMLRAHKEVQARERKAAGDQWTESEYVFTKPLGGPLSPNTDYHDWKKLLVDAGVRDARLHDARHTAATVLMLLGVPDRVIDQIMGWEPGTSSRMRARYLHVPDAMLKDVAQKIAEAIWGSSEKGSVDKDQDNAT, encoded by the coding sequence GTGGAACAGAAGAAGCGAACCCGCCGGGCAAACGGCGAAACAGCCATCTACTTCGGCAAGGACGGACGCTGGCACGCCAGGGTGCCGATGGGCTACCGGGATAACGGCGAGCCGTACCGGAGGCACATCACCCGGACTACAGAAGATCTCCTCATGGAGGAGGTCAAGCGGCTGGAGAAACAGCGCGACCAGGGGACCGCTCAGCAGCCTGGGAAGCTGTGGACGGTCGAGAAGTGGCTGTGGCACTGGGTCGAGAACATCGCCAAGGAAGTCGTCAGCGAGAACACCTACGACGGTTACGAGGTGGCCGTCCGTGTCCACCTCGTTCCCGGCATCGGCAAGCACCGGATTGACCGCTTGGAGCCGGAACACCTGGAGAGCCTCTACCGCAGGATGAAGGCCAACGGCAGCAAGCCCGCCACGGCTCACCAGGCCCATCGGACCGCGCGTACCGCCCTGGGAGAGGCGGTACGGCGCGGCCACGCGGCGAAGAACGCCGCCGCGCTGGCCAAGCCGCCGCGGGTGGAGGAGGCCGAGGAGGAGATCGAGCCCTATTCGGTCGAGGAGGTACAGAGCCTCCTGATCGAGGTGAACAAGCGCCGCAACAGCGCCCGCTGGATGCTCGCTCTGGCGCTCGGCCTGAGGCAGGGGGAGACGCTGGGGCTTCGGTGGGCTGACGTTGACCTGGATCACGAGTACCTGAAGCTGCGCCGGAACCGACTGCGACCGAAGTACGCGCATGGATGCAAGGAGGCTGATCCGTGCGGCCGGAAGGCCGGGTACTGCCCCATGCGCAACCAGGTGCGGCGTGAGACCAAGAACACCAAGTCGCGCGCGGGGCGGCGTGCGGTGCCCCTGCCGGGCCCTCTGGTTCGGATGCTCCGGGCGCACAAGGAGGTACAGGCGCGCGAGCGGAAGGCCGCCGGCGACCAGTGGACCGAGTCGGAGTACGTGTTCACCAAACCGCTCGGCGGTCCGCTCAGCCCGAACACGGACTACCACGACTGGAAGAAGCTCCTCGTGGACGCGGGGGTGAGGGATGCGCGCCTTCACGACGCACGGCACACCGCCGCGACCGTCCTCATGCTCCTCGGAGTCCCAGACCGCGTGATCGACCAGATCATGGGCTGGGAGCCGGGAACGTCCTCCCGGATGCGCGCGCGGTACCTGCACGTGCCCGACGCCATGCTGAAGGACGTGGCTCAGAAGATCGCGGAAGCCATCTGGGGCTCCTCGGAGAAAGGCTCTGTGGACAAAGACCAGGACAACGCGACCTGA
- a CDS encoding helix-turn-helix domain-containing protein has translation MSAPLSEVTTDPTLVLLRVEEAARRLQIGRTLCYRFIRTGQLETVPVGRLRRVPADAVVEFAAQLRRAHRPAA, from the coding sequence ATGAGCGCGCCCCTTTCCGAAGTGACGACCGACCCGACGCTCGTTCTGCTGCGGGTCGAGGAGGCCGCCCGTCGGCTCCAGATCGGTCGGACTCTTTGCTACCGCTTCATCCGCACGGGACAGCTGGAGACGGTTCCCGTCGGGCGGCTCCGCCGGGTCCCGGCTGATGCCGTGGTCGAGTTCGCCGCCCAACTTCGCCGCGCCCATCGGCCGGCCGCCTAA